Proteins found in one Hypericibacter terrae genomic segment:
- a CDS encoding heterodisulfide reductase-related iron-sulfur binding cluster, with amino-acid sequence MREGSLEPPTRHPLDWNDPDFTNWEKLDAEMRRVFDICHGCRRCFNLCDSFPRLFDLVDASPDEMHGVKSEDFKPVVDACTLCDLCFMTKCPYVPPHEFNLDFPHLMLRYRAAERARGQVDKMRDELGNTDRNGKLAAVASPVVNWAGGEGNGLTRPLMEKVAGIDRQANLPKFFSKTFMLRARQSTPEINREAPGFGRKAVLYATCFVNYNNPDIGEAARKVLAKNGVETEVLYPACCGMPQLEAGNIAKVAENARKVSEALLPWVDKGYDIIALVPSCALMLKFEWPLILPSDADIKKLSQATFDVSEYVVDIAKRNGMAPGLQPLEGGVALHIACHARAQNMGQKAAEMLRLIPGADLAVIERCSGHGGSWGVMKGNFETALKVGKPVARQAQGAGKRHLASECPLAGAHIVQGMERISDGKPAATHSRHPIELLAQAYGF; translated from the coding sequence ATGAGAGAAGGCAGTCTCGAGCCGCCGACACGCCATCCGCTCGATTGGAACGATCCCGATTTCACCAATTGGGAAAAGCTCGACGCCGAGATGCGCCGGGTCTTCGACATCTGTCACGGATGCCGGCGCTGCTTCAATCTCTGCGACAGCTTCCCGCGGCTGTTCGATCTGGTCGATGCCTCGCCGGACGAGATGCATGGCGTCAAGAGCGAGGACTTCAAGCCGGTCGTCGATGCCTGCACGCTCTGCGACCTCTGTTTCATGACCAAATGTCCCTATGTCCCGCCGCATGAGTTCAATCTCGATTTCCCGCATCTGATGCTTCGCTACCGCGCGGCCGAGCGGGCGCGGGGGCAGGTCGACAAGATGCGCGACGAGCTCGGGAACACCGACCGCAACGGCAAGCTCGCCGCGGTCGCGAGCCCGGTCGTGAACTGGGCGGGCGGCGAGGGCAATGGCCTCACCCGCCCGCTGATGGAGAAGGTCGCCGGGATCGACCGCCAGGCGAACCTGCCGAAATTCTTCAGCAAGACCTTCATGCTGCGGGCGCGCCAGTCGACGCCCGAGATCAATCGCGAGGCGCCGGGTTTCGGCCGCAAGGCGGTGCTCTATGCCACCTGCTTCGTCAATTACAACAATCCCGACATCGGCGAGGCCGCGCGCAAGGTGCTGGCGAAGAACGGCGTCGAGACCGAGGTGCTCTATCCCGCCTGCTGCGGCATGCCCCAGCTCGAGGCGGGCAACATCGCCAAGGTCGCGGAGAATGCGCGCAAGGTGAGCGAGGCGTTGCTGCCCTGGGTCGACAAGGGCTATGACATCATCGCGCTCGTGCCGTCCTGCGCGCTCATGCTCAAATTCGAATGGCCGCTGATCCTGCCGTCGGATGCGGACATCAAGAAGCTCTCGCAGGCGACCTTCGACGTGAGCGAGTATGTCGTCGACATCGCCAAGCGTAACGGCATGGCGCCGGGCCTGCAGCCGCTGGAAGGCGGCGTGGCGCTCCACATCGCCTGTCATGCGCGCGCGCAGAACATGGGCCAGAAGGCGGCCGAGATGCTGCGCCTCATCCCCGGGGCCGATCTCGCCGTGATCGAGCGCTGTTCCGGCCATGGCGGATCCTGGGGCGTGATGAAGGGCAATTTCGAGACCGCGCTCAAGGTCGGCAAACCGGTCGCGCGCCAGGCGCAAGGGGCGGGCAAACGCCATCTCGCTTCCGAATGCCCCCTGGCCGGCGCCCACATCGTGCAGGGCATGGAACGGATCTCGGACGGCAAGCCGGCGGCGACCCACTCGCGCCATCCGATCGAATTGCTGGCGCAGGCCTACGGATTCTAA
- a CDS encoding DUF3501 family protein has product MMHKHEITPADLMSVEAYTKVRKERRTALVQRKKMRRLEIGPHCSMHFENYESMWFQVQEMLYIEKGGPEQIPGELAAYNPLIPKGAELVATVLFEIDDPEQRKIILSRLGGVEETAFIEVEGERISGVAEADQDRSTAEGKASSVQFIHFLFTPKQIEAFRKPGARILVGFTHPHYGHIAVMSDGVREALAQDFD; this is encoded by the coding sequence ATGATGCACAAGCATGAGATCACGCCGGCCGACCTGATGAGCGTCGAGGCCTACACCAAGGTGCGCAAGGAACGGCGCACGGCGCTGGTGCAGCGCAAGAAGATGCGCCGTCTCGAGATCGGCCCCCATTGCAGCATGCATTTCGAGAATTACGAGAGCATGTGGTTCCAGGTGCAGGAGATGCTCTATATCGAGAAGGGCGGGCCCGAGCAGATTCCAGGCGAGCTCGCGGCCTATAACCCGCTCATTCCGAAGGGCGCGGAGCTCGTCGCGACCGTGCTGTTCGAGATCGACGATCCGGAGCAACGCAAGATCATCCTGTCGCGCCTGGGCGGTGTCGAGGAGACGGCCTTCATCGAGGTCGAGGGCGAGCGCATCAGTGGCGTGGCCGAAGCCGATCAGGATCGCAGCACGGCCGAAGGCAAGGCCTCCTCCGTCCAGTTCATCCATTTCCTCTTCACGCCGAAACAGATCGAGGCGTTCCGCAAGCCGGGCGCCCGCATCCTCGTGGGCTTCACTCATCCGCATTACGGCCATATCGCCGTGATGAGCGACGGCGTGCGCGAGGCGCTGGCGCAGGATTTCGACTAG
- a CDS encoding NAD(P)H-dependent flavin oxidoreductase — MKPLPPLIISGKEVLPLVEGGKGISVSNGESSGAWAAAGGVGTFSGVNADSYDPDGKLIEQVYRGRTRRERHEELVAYAIQGGIHQAQIAHESSNGQGRIHMNVLWEMAASQRVLHGVLEGAKGLIHGVTCGAGMPYKIAEICAQYGIFYYPIVSSARAFRALWKRAYHRFPELLGGVVYEDPWLAGGHNGLSNSEDPLKPGDPYPRVAELRQVMIEFGLVTTPVVMAGGVWCLREWEHWLDNPEIGPVAFQFGTRPLLTQESPISAAWKQRLMTLDEGDVYLNRFSPTGFYSSAVSNPFLDELRERSERQVAYSTTTVGEHIWPFPVGARNRLVYLTAADKLNAVQWVEEGYTEALRTPDSTLILVTPERANQIREDQINCMGCLSACRFSNWAENDEGTTGKKADPRSYCIQKTLQTISHSDHTEDQLMFAGHNAFRFKHDPYYANGFIPTVRQLVERLETGD; from the coding sequence GTGAAGCCGCTGCCGCCTCTGATCATTTCCGGCAAGGAAGTGCTGCCGCTCGTCGAAGGCGGCAAGGGCATCTCCGTCTCCAACGGCGAGAGCTCCGGCGCCTGGGCCGCGGCCGGCGGTGTCGGCACCTTCTCCGGCGTCAATGCGGATTCCTACGATCCCGACGGCAAGCTGATCGAGCAGGTCTATCGCGGCCGCACGCGGCGCGAGCGCCACGAGGAGCTGGTCGCCTATGCGATCCAGGGCGGCATCCATCAGGCGCAGATCGCGCATGAGAGCTCGAACGGCCAGGGCCGCATCCATATGAACGTGCTGTGGGAGATGGCGGCCTCGCAGCGCGTGCTGCATGGCGTGCTCGAAGGGGCGAAAGGCCTCATCCACGGCGTCACCTGCGGCGCCGGCATGCCCTACAAGATCGCCGAGATCTGCGCGCAGTACGGCATCTTCTATTATCCGATCGTCTCGTCGGCGCGCGCCTTCCGCGCCTTGTGGAAGCGGGCCTATCACCGCTTCCCCGAGCTGCTGGGCGGCGTCGTCTATGAGGATCCTTGGCTCGCGGGCGGCCATAACGGCCTCTCCAACAGCGAGGATCCGCTCAAGCCCGGCGATCCCTATCCGCGCGTCGCCGAGCTGCGCCAGGTCATGATCGAGTTCGGCCTGGTCACCACGCCGGTGGTGATGGCCGGCGGCGTCTGGTGTCTGCGCGAGTGGGAGCATTGGCTCGACAATCCCGAGATCGGACCGGTCGCCTTCCAGTTCGGCACGCGGCCCTTGCTCACCCAGGAGAGCCCGATCTCGGCCGCCTGGAAGCAGCGGCTGATGACGCTCGATGAAGGCGACGTCTATCTCAACCGCTTCAGCCCGACCGGCTTCTATTCATCGGCCGTGAGCAATCCGTTCCTCGACGAACTGCGCGAGCGCTCCGAGCGCCAGGTCGCCTATTCCACCACCACCGTCGGCGAGCATATCTGGCCGTTCCCCGTGGGTGCCCGCAACCGGCTGGTCTATCTGACCGCGGCCGACAAGCTGAACGCGGTGCAGTGGGTCGAGGAAGGCTACACCGAGGCCCTGCGCACGCCGGATTCGACGCTGATCCTCGTCACGCCCGAGCGCGCGAACCAGATTCGCGAGGATCAGATCAATTGCATGGGCTGCCTCTCGGCCTGCCGCTTCTCGAACTGGGCCGAGAACGACGAGGGCACCACCGGCAAGAAAGCCGATCCGCGCTCCTACTGCATCCAGAAGACGCTGCAGACCATCAGCCATTCGGACCACACCGAGGACCAGCTGATGTTCGCCGGCCATAACGCGTTCCGCTTCAAGCACGATCCCTATTACGCGAACGGATTCATTCCGACCGTCCGCCAGCTGGTCGAGCGGCTCGAGACCGGCGATTAG
- a CDS encoding class I SAM-dependent methyltransferase has translation MPEPSEVRMAQNIYDDEIFFAGYSQLPRSIEGLEGAPEWPSLRALLPPLAGRRVLDLGCGFGWFCRWASHQGAASVTGIDLSSRMLARAKAETQDPMIAYVNADLEQFDAEAATFDLVYSSLAFHYLRDLTRLLTNVHEALRPGGKLVFSVEHPIYTAPREPGWLTNVAGRGQWPVDGYLDEGARSTDWLVKGVIKQHRMIGTYVDLLRRAGFVIAHIEERGPSREQAASHPEWAPERERPMFLLLACDRA, from the coding sequence GTGCCCGAGCCGAGCGAAGTGCGTATGGCACAGAACATCTATGACGACGAAATCTTCTTCGCCGGCTACAGCCAGCTGCCGCGATCAATCGAAGGGCTCGAGGGTGCGCCGGAATGGCCGTCGCTGCGGGCGCTGCTTCCGCCTCTTGCGGGCCGCCGCGTGCTGGATCTCGGTTGCGGCTTCGGCTGGTTCTGCCGTTGGGCGAGCCACCAGGGTGCCGCGAGCGTCACGGGCATCGATCTTTCCAGCCGAATGCTCGCGCGGGCGAAGGCGGAAACGCAAGATCCCATGATCGCCTATGTCAACGCCGACCTGGAGCAATTCGATGCCGAAGCTGCGACGTTCGATCTGGTCTATAGTTCGTTGGCTTTCCATTACCTGCGCGACCTGACACGCCTGCTGACGAATGTCCACGAGGCGCTGCGCCCCGGTGGCAAACTGGTGTTCTCGGTCGAGCATCCGATCTATACAGCGCCCCGCGAGCCGGGTTGGCTGACAAACGTGGCTGGGCGTGGCCAATGGCCGGTGGATGGCTATCTCGACGAGGGAGCGCGCTCCACGGATTGGTTGGTCAAAGGCGTGATCAAACAGCACCGCATGATCGGCACCTATGTCGATCTGCTGCGCCGCGCGGGCTTCGTCATCGCGCACATCGAGGAACGGGGGCCGAGCCGCGAGCAGGCCGCATCGCATCCCGAATGGGCGCCGGAGCGCGAGCGTCCGATGTTTCTCCTCCTGGCCTGCGATCGCGCGTGA
- the irrA gene encoding iron response transcriptional regulator IrrA, producing the protein MQASRPFAPLVDRLKQAGLRPTRQRLALAKLLFEPGFRHVTAEQLHAEAAGANMRVSLATVYNTLHQFTRQGLLREVVVDPGRSYFDTNTGDHHHFFFEESGDLQDVDGAEVQLARLPEAPAGTKLGRVEVVIRLQRQK; encoded by the coding sequence ATGCAAGCCAGCCGCCCCTTTGCTCCCCTGGTCGACCGTCTGAAGCAGGCGGGCCTGCGTCCGACGCGCCAGCGGCTGGCCCTCGCGAAGCTCCTGTTCGAGCCGGGTTTCCGCCATGTCACGGCCGAGCAGCTCCATGCCGAGGCGGCCGGCGCGAACATGCGCGTCTCGCTCGCCACCGTTTACAACACCCTGCATCAGTTCACCCGCCAGGGGCTTCTGCGCGAAGTGGTGGTCGATCCCGGCCGCTCCTATTTCGACACCAATACCGGCGATCACCATCATTTCTTCTTCGAGGAAAGCGGCGATCTGCAGGATGTGGATGGCGCCGAAGTTCAACTGGCGCGCCTGCCCGAGGCACCGGCCGGCACCAAGCTCGGCCGCGTCGAGGTGGTCATCCGGCTGCAGCGGCAGAAGTAA
- a CDS encoding hydantoinase/oxoprolinase family protein, whose amino-acid sequence MIKMAIEVGGTFTDLIWLDEAGEVRTHKLPSTPRDPSVGVIDGLEQALGSKLTGLSQLFHGSTVATNAILERKGCRAAFLTTRGFRDILQLQRQLRPNVYAIACKKPEPLVPLSRSVEVTERLDAAGEVVLPLDEEELLNAVDKLVRVERVEAIAICLLHAYRNPAHEERVRRLIEDRYPDLPVVLSTKVLPTFREYERASTTAMAAYLVPLVGRYLGRLEKHLAQSARDSDLFIMQSSGGVLPSAGSRDRGVDMLNSGPAAGVIGAVRVADVIGDKDVITLDVGGTSADICLIAGGNPGITAETEVDGLPVGLPSIDIANIGAGGGSLGWIDAGGMLQVGPRSAGARPGPACYGYGGTAPTITDALVRLGWIRPHRFLGGRMTLLPERADEVLTSLAKPLGQSADALAQAMVEIGAAHIGQGIRLVSVQRGHDPKHYALYGYGGMGPMIGALAAGELSIRRVVIPPYPGLFSALGLLVADLKRIYRRTNLSPVEDSIGAKAAEIFTQMRKEAEAEFAAFGQAARDLQFEHALEMRFRGQGFELLTPVDTVPLAAEGASYLHRLFRDMHRTRYGASAFGEAIEIVSFRLVAQVPTPRDALDQVTRGAAGAAKPHIEEGHVLFRGKTIPCRFAWRQSLPEGFALSGAAIIEEPTATTLVPPCWTATVARGGSLVLTPEPKEQG is encoded by the coding sequence ATGATCAAGATGGCCATCGAGGTGGGGGGAACCTTCACGGATCTGATCTGGCTCGACGAAGCGGGCGAGGTCCGAACCCACAAGCTGCCTTCCACCCCGCGAGATCCATCAGTCGGCGTCATCGACGGTCTCGAGCAGGCGCTGGGGAGCAAGCTCACCGGCCTGTCCCAGCTCTTCCACGGCTCGACCGTCGCGACCAACGCTATCCTGGAGCGCAAGGGCTGCCGCGCCGCCTTCCTGACGACGCGCGGGTTCCGCGACATTCTGCAGCTGCAACGGCAATTGAGACCGAATGTCTATGCCATCGCCTGCAAGAAGCCGGAGCCCCTGGTGCCCCTGAGCCGTTCGGTCGAGGTGACGGAGCGGCTCGATGCGGCGGGCGAGGTTGTCCTTCCCCTCGATGAGGAGGAGCTGCTCAACGCCGTCGACAAGCTGGTGCGAGTCGAGCGGGTCGAGGCCATCGCCATCTGCCTCCTCCACGCGTACCGCAATCCAGCACATGAGGAGCGCGTGCGCCGCCTGATCGAGGATCGCTATCCGGATCTGCCGGTGGTGCTCTCGACCAAAGTCCTGCCCACCTTCCGCGAATATGAGCGAGCCTCGACCACCGCGATGGCGGCCTATCTGGTTCCGCTGGTCGGCCGCTATCTCGGCCGTCTCGAGAAGCACCTCGCCCAGTCCGCGCGGGATAGCGACCTTTTCATCATGCAGTCCTCGGGCGGTGTGCTGCCGAGCGCGGGATCGCGCGACCGCGGCGTCGACATGTTGAACTCGGGCCCCGCCGCCGGCGTCATCGGCGCTGTGCGCGTCGCTGACGTGATCGGCGACAAGGACGTGATCACGCTCGATGTCGGAGGCACCAGCGCCGACATCTGCCTGATCGCGGGCGGCAATCCGGGCATCACCGCGGAGACCGAGGTGGACGGACTTCCCGTGGGCCTGCCCAGCATCGACATCGCCAATATCGGCGCCGGAGGCGGCAGTCTCGGCTGGATCGATGCCGGGGGCATGCTGCAGGTTGGCCCGAGGTCTGCCGGGGCCCGGCCGGGCCCCGCCTGTTATGGTTACGGCGGGACGGCACCCACGATCACCGACGCACTGGTCCGTCTGGGCTGGATTCGTCCGCATCGCTTCCTTGGCGGACGCATGACGCTGCTACCGGAGCGCGCAGACGAGGTCCTCACCAGCTTGGCGAAGCCGTTGGGCCAAAGCGCCGACGCGCTGGCGCAGGCGATGGTGGAGATCGGCGCCGCCCATATCGGGCAGGGAATCCGGCTCGTCTCCGTGCAGCGGGGCCATGACCCCAAGCATTACGCGCTCTACGGCTATGGCGGCATGGGGCCGATGATCGGGGCGCTCGCAGCAGGCGAGCTCAGCATCCGCCGCGTCGTGATCCCGCCCTATCCCGGCCTCTTTTCGGCGCTGGGCCTGCTTGTCGCCGATCTGAAACGGATTTACCGCAGGACCAACCTGTCGCCTGTGGAGGACAGCATCGGCGCGAAGGCAGCCGAGATTTTCACGCAGATGCGCAAGGAAGCAGAGGCGGAGTTCGCCGCCTTTGGCCAGGCGGCGCGCGATCTCCAGTTCGAGCATGCGCTGGAGATGCGCTTCCGCGGCCAGGGCTTCGAGCTGCTGACGCCGGTGGATACCGTCCCGCTCGCCGCCGAAGGCGCCTCCTATCTGCACCGGCTATTCCGCGACATGCATCGCACCCGCTACGGTGCCTCGGCATTCGGCGAGGCGATCGAGATCGTCTCCTTCCGCCTGGTCGCGCAGGTTCCCACGCCGCGGGATGCGCTGGATCAGGTCACGCGCGGAGCGGCCGGCGCCGCCAAGCCCCACATCGAGGAAGGCCACGTGCTCTTTCGGGGGAAGACCATTCCCTGCCGTTTCGCTTGGCGGCAGAGCCTGCCCGAGGGCTTCGCGCTTTCAGGTGCGGCGATCATCGAGGAGCCGACGGCCACGACCCTGGTGCCGCCCTGCTGGACCGCAACGGTTGCACGCGGCGGCTCGCTAGTGCTGACGCCGGAGCCGAAGGAGCAAGGATGA
- a CDS encoding rubrerythrin family protein, with translation MKSLKSSKTEGNLKAAFAGESQANRRYLYFAQKADVEGYNDVAAVFRSTAEGETGHAHGHLEFLETVGDPATGLPIGATGPNLKAAIAGETHEYTDMYPGMARTAREEGFDEIADWFETLAKAEKSHAGRFQKALDTLG, from the coding sequence ATGAAATCGCTCAAGAGCAGCAAGACCGAAGGCAACCTGAAGGCCGCCTTCGCCGGCGAGAGCCAAGCGAACCGCCGCTATCTCTATTTCGCTCAGAAGGCCGACGTTGAGGGCTACAACGACGTGGCCGCCGTGTTCCGGTCCACCGCCGAAGGCGAGACCGGCCACGCCCACGGTCACCTCGAATTCCTCGAGACGGTCGGCGACCCGGCGACGGGCCTGCCGATCGGCGCCACCGGCCCGAACCTGAAGGCCGCGATCGCCGGCGAGACGCACGAATACACCGACATGTATCCGGGCATGGCTCGCACCGCGCGCGAGGAAGGCTTCGACGAGATCGCCGACTGGTTCGAGACGCTCGCCAAGGCCGAGAAGTCGCATGCGGGCCGCTTCCAGAAGGCGCTCGACACCCTCGGCTAA
- a CDS encoding TetR/AcrR family transcriptional regulator: MSFRAELRTKYVSPSGDAEPGLRERQRSKRRDTMLRAAAAVFGEKGFEEARLEDIAERAELSVGTIYNYFSSKFDLLVAMYREDRELVLKQSEAIVANPPDDPVIAISRLIQCDLETGIDYAGPAVWREILAPAFTPERYRKTFAEIYDRYTGRMLQLLELLRQRGQLDPGADCRLAARIFLGLDHLHFHEIMTEGSRSKAKLHRLIEKEVRMIYAGLKPSG; encoded by the coding sequence TTGAGCTTTCGTGCCGAACTCCGGACGAAATATGTCAGCCCCTCGGGCGACGCCGAGCCCGGACTGCGCGAGCGGCAGCGCTCGAAGCGCCGCGACACGATGCTCCGGGCGGCTGCGGCCGTCTTCGGCGAGAAGGGTTTCGAGGAGGCAAGGCTCGAGGATATCGCCGAGCGCGCCGAACTCTCCGTCGGCACGATCTACAACTACTTCTCCTCCAAGTTCGACCTGCTGGTGGCGATGTACCGCGAGGATCGAGAACTCGTGCTAAAGCAAAGCGAAGCGATCGTGGCCAATCCCCCCGACGATCCCGTCATCGCGATCAGCAGGCTCATCCAGTGCGATCTGGAGACCGGCATCGACTATGCGGGCCCGGCAGTCTGGCGCGAGATCCTGGCGCCGGCCTTCACGCCGGAGCGCTATCGCAAAACCTTTGCCGAGATCTATGACCGCTATACCGGGCGCATGCTGCAACTGCTGGAGCTGCTGCGCCAGCGCGGCCAACTCGATCCGGGCGCCGATTGCCGCCTGGCGGCTCGCATCTTTCTGGGCCTCGACCACCTGCATTTCCACGAGATCATGACCGAGGGCAGTCGCTCGAAGGCAAAGCTGCACCGGCTGATCGAGAAGGAAGTGCGGATGATCTATGCCGGTCTTAAACCCAGCGGCTAG
- a CDS encoding P-loop NTPase family protein: MGATRRVAIVGNIAGGKSTLARALSEATGIPHREYDTLLWRGAELLSNKEAIAREQAWLVEDSWIIDGMGAWEAIERRLDRADGIIFVDLPLLQHCAWAAQRRLNQARRGEAPDPKEAVLDLETLFRLVEITHKRTRPRILAYLEAHPEKQTVRLRSKAALQRMIEDFRRKAVERRSAASPAR; this comes from the coding sequence TTGGGCGCCACCCGCCGGGTCGCAATCGTCGGCAATATAGCCGGCGGCAAATCCACCCTGGCGCGCGCCCTTTCCGAGGCGACCGGCATCCCCCATCGCGAATATGACACGCTGCTCTGGCGGGGCGCCGAGCTCCTCTCCAACAAGGAAGCCATCGCCCGCGAGCAGGCCTGGCTCGTCGAGGACAGCTGGATCATCGACGGGATGGGGGCCTGGGAGGCGATCGAGCGCCGGCTCGACCGGGCCGACGGCATCATCTTCGTCGACCTCCCGCTGCTGCAGCATTGCGCCTGGGCGGCCCAGCGTCGGCTCAATCAGGCCCGGCGCGGCGAGGCCCCCGACCCCAAGGAAGCGGTCCTCGATCTCGAAACCCTGTTCCGGCTGGTGGAGATCACCCACAAGCGCACGCGGCCCAGGATCCTCGCCTATCTCGAAGCGCATCCGGAAAAGCAGACCGTCCGCCTCCGCAGCAAGGCCGCGCTGCAGCGCATGATCGAGGATTTTCGGCGGAAAGCGGTCGAGCGCCGCAGCGCTGCATCACCAGCCCGCTAG
- the ugpQ gene encoding glycerophosphodiester phosphodiesterase, which yields MLRLPKVIGHRGAAASAPENTLESFERAALLGARWVEFDAKLSRDGVVIIMHDDTLDRTTSGRGPVAKADWSQISRLDAGAWFGPNWRGVKVPRLDETIALLARLGLNANIEIKPCPGREVETAAAVIEVVREHWPKDREPPLLSSFALESMVVARDLAPELPRGLLIWDTPEIWRSEAGRLGCLSVHFSGRSLPRDLKAVKQAGLGIAVYTVNDRRKARRLLDAGVDSIISDSPDTVLAA from the coding sequence ATGCTCCGCCTGCCCAAGGTGATCGGCCATCGCGGTGCGGCCGCTTCGGCACCCGAGAACACGCTGGAATCCTTCGAACGCGCCGCTCTGCTGGGCGCCCGCTGGGTGGAGTTCGACGCCAAGCTCAGCCGCGACGGCGTCGTCATCATCATGCATGACGACACGCTCGACCGGACCACCAGCGGTCGCGGGCCGGTCGCGAAGGCGGATTGGAGCCAGATCAGCCGGCTCGATGCCGGCGCCTGGTTCGGCCCGAACTGGCGCGGGGTCAAGGTGCCCCGGCTCGACGAGACCATCGCGCTCCTTGCCAGGCTGGGCCTCAACGCCAATATCGAGATCAAGCCCTGCCCCGGCCGCGAGGTCGAGACGGCGGCCGCCGTGATCGAGGTGGTGCGCGAACACTGGCCGAAGGATCGCGAGCCGCCCCTGCTGTCGAGCTTCGCGCTGGAAAGCATGGTGGTGGCGCGGGATCTGGCGCCCGAACTGCCGCGCGGGCTGCTGATCTGGGACACGCCCGAGATCTGGCGGTCCGAGGCTGGCCGGCTGGGCTGTCTGTCGGTGCATTTTTCCGGCCGATCCCTGCCCCGGGACTTGAAGGCGGTCAAACAGGCGGGGCTGGGGATCGCGGTCTATACGGTCAATGACCGGCGCAAGGCGCGCCGGTTGCTTGATGCGGGCGTCGATAGCATCATATCGGACAGTCCGGATACGGTGCTCGCGGCGTGA
- a CDS encoding hydantoinase B/oxoprolinase family protein, which translates to MMPTVDQATFNIISHGLHGIAQEMGEKLVRSAYSTIIREARDCSTSLLDRQGRIIAQAQFCPIHMNSFGKVFEAFAKRYDLSTIRPNEALITNDPYSGAQHLNDIILFTPVFYRGRLVAFAAALGHHIDIGGGAAGPNAGASDVYSEGLRIPLCRFDVERDLGGGLLEQFIRINVRTPDQVMGDIHAQFASARTGEVRLIEMLDRFGEETVLGAAAELQDYSERRAREAIKAIPDGVYEGEDFVDDNGFTQEPLRVAVKVTVSGDMMEIDLSGSSPQTKGIINSPLASTISAAYGALALLLGGGHIPVNDGLYRPIRNIEVPYGSFLNPSQPVAVRARNSACHRVYNAIMLAMSQVVPGQVLASGHDTTNAIGMGHMGPDGYRVYMEVVGGGWGASADADGADVVDGYVGNCSNVPVESLEADYPFMRVEEYALRRGSAGSGTKRGGLGARRTYRILEDGVSFNCYSDRFRIAPWGLLGGEPGAMSRFSVERDGKVVALASKGNTPLRRGDLLIIETAGGGGYGPPQDRARETVARDLHEGLITAEQAARAYQLEAGSQRASELTQAES; encoded by the coding sequence ATGATGCCGACCGTCGATCAGGCCACTTTCAATATCATCAGCCACGGACTTCATGGCATCGCGCAGGAGATGGGCGAGAAACTCGTCCGTTCGGCCTATTCGACCATTATCCGCGAGGCCCGCGACTGCTCGACCTCACTGTTGGACCGCCAGGGCCGGATCATCGCGCAGGCGCAGTTCTGTCCGATCCATATGAACTCCTTCGGCAAGGTCTTCGAGGCCTTCGCCAAGCGGTACGACCTATCGACCATCCGGCCGAACGAGGCATTGATCACCAACGACCCCTACAGCGGGGCGCAGCATCTCAACGACATCATCCTCTTCACGCCGGTCTTCTATCGCGGCCGGCTGGTCGCCTTCGCCGCGGCGCTGGGTCACCATATCGATATCGGCGGCGGGGCCGCCGGCCCCAATGCCGGCGCCAGCGACGTTTATTCCGAAGGCTTGAGGATTCCGCTCTGCCGCTTCGATGTCGAGCGCGACCTGGGTGGTGGTCTGCTCGAGCAGTTCATCCGCATCAATGTGCGCACGCCCGACCAGGTGATGGGCGATATCCATGCCCAGTTCGCCTCGGCACGGACCGGCGAGGTGCGGCTCATCGAAATGCTCGACCGCTTCGGCGAGGAGACAGTGCTGGGTGCTGCCGCCGAGCTTCAAGACTACTCGGAACGGCGCGCGCGCGAGGCGATCAAGGCCATCCCTGACGGCGTCTATGAGGGCGAGGATTTCGTCGACGACAACGGATTCACGCAGGAACCGCTACGCGTCGCCGTCAAGGTTACCGTCTCGGGCGATATGATGGAGATCGACCTGAGCGGCAGCTCTCCGCAGACCAAGGGCATCATCAACTCGCCGCTGGCCTCGACCATTTCGGCCGCCTACGGCGCGTTGGCCCTGCTGCTGGGCGGCGGCCACATCCCCGTCAATGACGGCCTCTACCGCCCGATCCGCAACATCGAGGTTCCTTACGGCTCCTTCCTCAATCCCAGCCAACCCGTCGCCGTGCGTGCCCGCAACAGCGCATGCCACCGCGTCTACAACGCCATCATGCTTGCCATGTCTCAAGTGGTGCCAGGCCAAGTCCTGGCCTCGGGCCATGACACGACCAATGCGATCGGCATGGGTCATATGGGCCCGGATGGCTATCGCGTCTATATGGAAGTCGTGGGCGGCGGCTGGGGCGCTTCGGCCGATGCCGATGGTGCCGACGTGGTCGACGGCTATGTCGGCAACTGCTCCAACGTGCCAGTCGAATCGCTCGAGGCCGACTATCCCTTCATGCGGGTCGAGGAGTATGCGCTGCGGCGAGGCTCGGCCGGGAGCGGCACAAAGCGCGGCGGGCTCGGCGCGCGACGTACCTATCGCATCCTCGAAGACGGGGTCAGCTTCAACTGCTACTCCGACCGCTTCCGCATCGCGCCCTGGGGCCTGCTGGGTGGCGAGCCCGGGGCGATGTCACGCTTCTCCGTCGAACGCGATGGCAAGGTCGTCGCGCTGGCCTCCAAGGGCAACACGCCGCTTCGGCGCGGCGACTTGCTGATCATCGAAACGGCGGGTGGCGGCGGCTACGGGCCGCCGCAGGACCGGGCACGCGAGACTGTCGCGCGCGACCTGCACGAAGGCCTCATCACGGCCGAACAGGCTGCGCGGGCCTATCAGCTCGAAGCCGGCAGTCAGCGCGCCTCCGAATTGACCCAGGCCGAGTCCTGA